From Enterococcus wangshanyuanii, the proteins below share one genomic window:
- the icd gene encoding NADP-dependent isocitrate dehydrogenase: MTKGEKLVFSNGQLVVSDYPIIPFIEGDGIGPEIWQAAKTVFDAAVEKAYQGKRKVVWQEVLAGEKAFNQTGDWLPEETLETIKKHLVAIKGPLTTPIGGGFRSLNVTLRQELDLYICYRPVRYFTGVPSPLKHPEHTDMMIFRENTEDIYAGIEFPAESSDAEKLISYLRTEFGVEKIRFPKTSAIGIKPVSKEGTERLVRGAIEHALKHQRKSVTLVHKGNIMKFTEGGFKKWGYTLAEREFGDQVFTWETYEKVKKELGKTEAEHQLLEAEKAGKLIIKDRIADIFLQDILLHPDKYDVIATLNLNGDYISDALAAQVGGIGIAPGANLNLQTGHGIFEATHGTAPEFAGLNQLNPSSLLLSGALMFEYLGWDAVSRLITESIEQALVNKTVTKDFADQMDQATLLSCSGFGEELVRFIQTT; this comes from the coding sequence ATGACTAAAGGGGAAAAACTTGTTTTCAGTAACGGCCAACTTGTTGTTTCAGATTATCCGATCATTCCATTTATAGAAGGGGATGGCATTGGACCGGAAATTTGGCAAGCGGCTAAAACTGTCTTTGATGCTGCTGTAGAAAAGGCTTATCAGGGGAAAAGGAAAGTTGTTTGGCAAGAGGTATTAGCTGGAGAAAAGGCGTTCAATCAGACGGGAGATTGGCTGCCGGAAGAAACGTTAGAGACGATCAAAAAACATTTAGTTGCAATCAAAGGTCCACTTACGACACCGATCGGCGGTGGTTTTCGTTCTTTGAATGTCACATTAAGACAAGAATTGGATCTGTATATTTGTTACAGACCTGTCCGTTATTTTACTGGTGTGCCTTCTCCGCTAAAGCATCCGGAACATACAGATATGATGATTTTTAGAGAAAATACAGAAGATATTTATGCGGGGATTGAATTTCCTGCTGAAAGTTCAGATGCGGAAAAATTGATTAGCTATTTAAGAACAGAATTTGGGGTTGAAAAGATCCGCTTTCCTAAAACATCAGCGATTGGAATCAAACCTGTTTCAAAAGAAGGAACAGAACGTTTGGTTCGGGGCGCCATTGAGCACGCGTTGAAACATCAGCGTAAATCAGTAACACTTGTGCACAAAGGCAACATCATGAAATTTACTGAAGGTGGATTTAAAAAATGGGGTTATACATTAGCTGAAAGAGAGTTCGGTGATCAAGTTTTTACTTGGGAAACTTATGAGAAAGTTAAAAAAGAACTGGGAAAGACAGAAGCTGAACATCAATTGTTAGAAGCCGAAAAGGCAGGAAAATTGATCATTAAAGATCGGATCGCAGATATTTTCTTACAAGATATTTTATTGCATCCAGATAAATATGATGTAATTGCAACCTTGAATTTAAATGGAGATTACATCTCAGATGCTCTGGCTGCTCAGGTTGGCGGAATCGGAATTGCACCTGGCGCAAACTTAAACTTGCAGACGGGTCATGGCATTTTCGAAGCAACCCATGGAACAGCACCTGAATTTGCTGGTTTGAATCAGTTAAATCCATCCTCATTATTATTATCCGGTGCACTGATGTTTGAGTATCTTGGCTGGGATGCGGTCAGTCGATTGATCACCGAGAGCATTGAACAGGCACTTGTGAACAAAACTGTAACAAAAGATTTCGCTGATCAAATGGATCAAGCAACGTTGTTGAGTTGTTCCGGTTTTGGTGAAGAGTTAGTTCGTTTCATTCAGACAACATAA
- a CDS encoding citrate synthase produces the protein MEIHRGLDGVVVSETKISSIVENQLLFAGFNIDDLVAENVQFEEVIYLLWYLKVPNAQELFKFKQDLAAAMPISDTIVTCLKIQTRQNLHPMSVLRSTISLLGVFDPNAEETDESSSYQQSIALQAKMPTIIAAYARLRKGLDPITPRSDLSIAANFLYMLTGKEAKAIQVAAMNQALVLHADHDLNASTFTARVCASTLSDVYSCITAAIGSLKGPLHGGANERVFDMLMEIDSGDLSVKEYLNQKLDRKEKVMGFGHRVYKTEDPRKKHLKKLAKELTALTQKEQWYFLSCQVECYLKETKGLIPNVDFYSATVYHCLDIESDLFTLIFAMSRVSGWLGHIYEQKQEDCLIRPRSHYVGPKNLTYQALNEELRSGGVEA, from the coding sequence ATGGAGATCCATAGAGGTTTAGATGGTGTCGTGGTTTCTGAAACAAAGATCAGTTCGATCGTCGAAAATCAGTTGTTATTTGCTGGTTTTAATATCGATGATTTAGTTGCTGAAAATGTTCAGTTTGAAGAAGTGATTTATCTTTTATGGTATCTTAAAGTGCCAAATGCTCAAGAACTGTTTAAGTTTAAACAGGATTTAGCTGCTGCCATGCCGATCTCAGACACAATAGTAACCTGTTTGAAAATCCAGACACGGCAAAATCTTCATCCGATGAGTGTTCTTAGGTCGACCATTTCACTTTTAGGAGTATTTGATCCAAATGCAGAAGAGACAGATGAATCTTCATCCTACCAACAAAGTATCGCTTTGCAGGCTAAAATGCCAACGATTATTGCGGCTTATGCACGATTAAGAAAAGGTCTGGATCCAATCACTCCTAGAAGTGATTTATCGATCGCGGCAAATTTTCTTTATATGCTCACTGGCAAGGAAGCGAAAGCTATACAGGTAGCAGCAATGAATCAAGCGTTGGTTTTGCATGCCGATCATGATTTAAATGCCAGTACCTTTACTGCGCGAGTCTGTGCATCGACATTGTCAGATGTTTACTCTTGTATTACCGCTGCGATCGGTTCTTTAAAAGGACCGCTTCATGGCGGAGCGAATGAGCGAGTGTTTGATATGTTGATGGAAATTGATTCTGGTGATTTAAGTGTTAAAGAGTATTTGAATCAAAAATTAGATCGTAAAGAGAAAGTGATGGGCTTTGGACACCGAGTGTACAAAACGGAAGACCCAAGAAAAAAACATTTGAAAAAACTGGCAAAAGAACTAACAGCATTGACTCAAAAAGAACAGTGGTATTTTTTATCCTGTCAGGTTGAGTGTTATTTAAAAGAAACAAAGGGATTGATTCCTAATGTTGATTTTTACTCAGCGACCGTTTATCACTGTTTAGACATTGAAAGTGACCTGTTCACATTGATTTTTGCGATGAGTCGAGTTTCCGGCTGGTTGGGTCATATTTACGAACAGAAGCAAGAAGATTGTTTGATTCGCCCGCGATCACATTATGTTGGGCCAAAGAATCTGACTTATCAGGCACTTAACGAAGAATTACGTTCAGGAGGAGTAGAAGCATGA
- a CDS encoding cold-shock protein: protein METGTVKWFNSDKGFGFITAENGNDVFVHFSAIQGDGFKTLEEGQAVTFDVEEGQRGPQATNVNKA from the coding sequence ATGGAAACAGGTACAGTAAAATGGTTTAACTCAGACAAAGGTTTTGGATTTATCACTGCAGAAAACGGTAACGATGTATTCGTACATTTCTCAGCTATCCAAGGCGACGGATTCAAAACTTTAGAAGAAGGTCAAGCAGTGACTTTCGACGTAGAAGAAGGCCAACGTGGACCTCAAGCTACTAACGTTAACAAAGCATAA